The following proteins are co-located in the Primulina tabacum isolate GXHZ01 chromosome 11, ASM2559414v2, whole genome shotgun sequence genome:
- the LOC142518017 gene encoding NADH dehydrogenase [ubiquinone] 1 alpha subcomplex subunit 13-B-like gives MTEAMIRKKAGMASVKDMPLLQDGPPPGGFAPVRFARRIPSKGPSAMAIFLATFGAFSWGMYQVGKGNKIRRELKEEKYAARRAILPILQAEEDERFVNEWKKYLEEEARIMKDVPGWKVGESVYNSGKWIPPATGELRPDIW, from the exons ATGACAGAGGCGATGATTAGAAAGAAAGCTGGGATGGCGAGCGTGAAGGATATGCCTTTACTTCAGGACGGTCCACCTCCGGGAGGGTTCGCACCGGTACGATTTGCTCGGCGGATCCCCAGCAAAGGTCCTAGCGCAATGGCCATTTTCCTCGCCACTTTTGGTGCTTTCTCTTGGGGTATGTACCAGGTCGGTAAAGGCAACAAGATCCGCAG GGAattgaaagaagaaaaatatgcGGCGCGAAGGGCTATACTGCCAATACTTCAAGCTGAAGAAGATGAAAG attCGTCAATGAATGGAAGAAGTATCTTGAGGAAGAGGCTAGAATAATGAAAGATGTACCAGGTTGGAAAGTGGGTGAAAGTGTCTACAACTCTGGAAAATGGATACCTCCTGCAACAGGCGAGCTCCGCCCTGATATTTGGTGA
- the LOC142519192 gene encoding LOW QUALITY PROTEIN: receptor kinase-like protein Xa21 (The sequence of the model RefSeq protein was modified relative to this genomic sequence to represent the inferred CDS: inserted 2 bases in 1 codon) has product MAKHTSEVVCIIFGWFCCAAMIPSACSSNETDVLALLAFKDAILDPLGALNSWNQTQHYCTWNGIRCGAKHPDRVVGIMLRSQGLEGSLSPHIGNLSFLRVINLQTNSFHGQIPQEMGFLRRLEYVEFSNNSFVGEIPRNISQCPNLWYLNMIDNRLSGLIPVELDSLRKLQDLGLGKNNISGTIPPSLGNLTSLTQLHLAKCNLRGEIPESFAQLQHLKFLILYNNSLTGEIPPDLFNISTLLRFDVSDNKLQGAIPNNIGLTLPKLQGIYLADNQFTGELPVSLSNATSLDTISAAVNSFTGPMPKELGRLSNLEHFFAAKNLIQDDISFISSFSNCTNLMHLGVGSNILRGSLPDSMYNLSSQINAIDISDTQIHGKIPFGIGNLVGLTGLLLNGNNLEGRIPFSIGKLSDLQNLDLSGNRLIDEMPHSLGNLTSLNYLYLDENRLSGRIPHSLGNCTNLLLLDIGNNTLDGSIPPQIMSLPSLSIYLRLSYNVFTGSIPIEVGALTHISFLDLSNNRLSGLVPSSLSGCTSLGMLYLGGNYLQGEIPPSLSALKGLQELDLSRNNFSGKIPIFLSHLNLEKLDLSFNNLEGEVPIEGLFRNKTKFSIEGNARLCGGILDLKLPPCSSSKSSKKALLKIMIPILVVGGLCITLCVIIYSQKHLMKKQLSTGSFDGAQFMRLSYGDLLRATNGFSEGSLIGSGRFGSVYKGILEDGKTMVAVKVLNLFVKGASKSFVAECIALKGIRHRNLLKLFSVCESTDFQRNEFKALVYEFMSNGSLEDLLYHNRGQEEEHDSEFRSLTMLQRIKIAIDIAHALEYLHMGTNSPIVHGDLKPSNILLDDDMTAHVGDFGLSKVVSNILEALXSSSSTIGIKGTIGYVPPEYGTSNSVSVKGDVYSFGILLLEMFTGKRPTSQAFDENLNLHNFVNGALPNRVTEIIDPLILEDMSSKMEECVASILSIGVACSRKTPTERMQMTDVGFQLCKIRDKYMIED; this is encoded by the exons ATGGCAAAGCATACAAGTGAAGTTGTTTGCATTATTTTTGGGTGGTTTTGTTGTGCTGCAATGATTCCATCGGCATGCTCAAGTAATGAAACCGATGTACTCGCACTGCTGGCATTTAAAGACGCCATACTTGATCCGCTTGGGGCTCTGAACTCCTGGAATCAAACACAGCATTACTGCACCTGGAATGGCATCAGATGTGGCGCCAAGCACCCTGATAGAGTTGTGGGGATTATGCTAAGGTCTCAAGGCTTGGAGGGAAGCCTTTCACCTCATATAGGTAATCTCTCTTTTCTTAGAGTCATTAATCTCCAAACGAATAGCTTTCATGGCCAAATTCCCCAAGAGATGGGGTTTTTAAGGCGTCTAGAGTATGTAGAATTTAGCAATAATTCTTTTGTTGGGGAAATACCGAGAAATATATCGCAATGTCCAAATCTTTGGTATCTTAACATGATTGACAATAGGTTATCGGGACTTATCCCTGTTGAGCTCGATTCTCTTCGCAAACTCCAAGATCTTGGTTTAGGAAAAAACAATATTTCTGGGACTATCCCTCCATCCTTAGGAAATCTAACATCTCTCACACAACTTCATTTGGCAAAGTGTAACTTGAGAGGAGAAATTCCGGAGTCATTCGCACAACTTCAGCACCTAAAATTTCTTATATTATACAACAATAGTTTAACAGGTGAAATCCCTCCTGATCTCTTCAATATATCTACTCTCCTTCGTTTCGACGTCTCTGATAATAAACTTCAAGGGGCCATACCTAATAACATAGGCCTCACACTTCCTAAGTTACAAGGCATTTATTTGGCAGACAATCAATTTACTGGAGAACTTCCGGTCTCACTCTCAAATGCAACCTCCCTTGACACAATATCGGCTGCCGTCAATAGTTTTACGGGGCCAATGCCAAAAGAACTTGGAAGGCTTTCAAATCTTGAGCACTTTTTCGCTGCAAAAAATCTTATTCAAGATGATATAAGTTTTATTTCATCATTCTCAAATTGCACAAATCTGATGCATCTCGGAGTTGGTAGTAACATATTGAGGGGTTCATTGCCAGACTCGATGTATAATCTTTCTAGTCAAATAAATGCCATAGATATTTCTGACACTCAGATACATGGCAAAATTCCTTTTGGTATTGGGAACCTCGTCGGTCTTACTGGGCTTCTCCTTAATGGCAACAATCTTGAGGGTCGTATTCCATTTAGCATTGGAAAACTTTCAGATCTGCAAAATCTTGACTTGAGTGGAAACAGACTGATAGATGAGATGCCACATTCCTTGGGAAACTTGACTTCGTTAAATTACTTGTATTTGGATGAAAACAGATTGTCTGGAAGAATACCTCATAGCCTTGGTAATTGCACCAACTTGTTACTCTTAGATATTGGAAATAATACTCTTGATGGCTCCATTCCTCCACAAATTATGAGTCTTCCCTCTCTTTCTATTTACTTGCGTTTATCATACAATGTCTTCACGGGTTCAATTCCAATCGAAGTTGGCGCTTTAACGCACATTTCATTCTTAGACTTGTCGAATAATAGATTATCAGGTCTTGTTCCAAGCTCTCTAAGTGGTTGCACTAGCTTAGGAATGCTTTATCTAGGTGGTAATTATCTTCAAGGAGAGATACCACCATCACTAAGTGCTCTGAAGGGATTACAAGAATTGGATCTTTcaagaaataatttttctggtaaaATCCCTATTTTTCTCAGTCATTTGAATCTTGAAAAATTGGACTTGTCATTCAATAACCTCGAAGGTGAAGTGCCAATAGAAGGATTATttagaaataaaacaaaattcTCGATCGAAGGGAATGCCAGATTATGTGGAGGAATTCTTGATTTGAAGCTCCCCCCTTGCTCTTCTTCAAAGTCCTCTAAGAAagcattacttaaaatcatgatTCCAATACTGGTTGTCGGAGGATTATGCATTACACTATGTGTTATCATTTATAGCCAAAAACATTTGATGAAAAAACAGCTTTCCACGGGGTCATTTGATGGCGCTCAATTCATGAGGTTATCCTATGGAGATCTGTTAAGAGCCACTAATGGATTCTCGGAAGGTAGCTTGATCGGCTCTGGAAGATTTGGATCTGTCTACAAAGGGATTCTTGAGGATGGAAAGACAATGGTGGCCGTCAAAGTGCTTAATCTTTTTGTCAAAGGTGCCTCGAAGAGCTTCGTAGCAGAGTGCATTGCACTAAAAGGAATAAGACACAGGAACCTCCTGAAATTATTCAGTGTTTGTGAAAGTACAGACTTCCAAAGAAATGAATTTAAAGCTTTGGTTTATGAATTCATGTCTAATGGGAGTTTGGAAGATTTGTTGTACCACAATAGAGGGCAAGAAGAAGAACATGACTCGGAATTTCGGAGCCTTACGATGTTGCAAAGGATCAAAATCGCCATTGATATTGCTCATGCACTTGAGTACCTACATATGGGCACTAATTCACCAATTGTTCATGGCGATTTGAAGCCAAGTAACATTCTTTTGGATGATGATATGACTGCACATGTGGGTGATTTCGGATTGTCTAAGGTAGTTTCAAACATCCTTGAAGCACT CTCTAGCAGCAGTACAATTGGGATCAAAGGTACAATAGGCTATGTTCCTCCAG AATATGGCACAAGTAACTCGGTCTCAGTTAAAGGCGATGTGTATAGTTTTGGGATTCTTCTCTTGGAGATGTTCACGGGTAAAAGACCAACGAGTCAAGCATTCGACGAGAACTTAAATCTCCACAATTTCGTCAATGGTGCCTTGCCGAATCGTGTTACGGAAATCATTGATCCCCTCATTCTAGAAGACATGAGCAGTAAGATGGAGGAGTGTGTGGCTTCTATACTAAGCATTGGAGTGGCATGTTCAAGAAAAACACCGACAGAGAGAATGCAGATGACTGATGTTGGTTTTCAATTATGCAAGATAAGAGACAAatatatgattgaagattga